Proteins from a genomic interval of Neisseria arctica:
- a CDS encoding ATP-binding cassette domain-containing protein encodes MIEISNLTLQRGLKVLLDKASLTITPNQRVGLIGKNGTGKSSLFSLIKGEITQDGGDIQIPKHWKLAAVAQETPALDITALNYVLQGDGELQYFQAALMQAETDNDGMKQAEYHAKLEEIDAYTAPARAAKLLNGLGFSQQEHDMPVKSFSGGWRMRLNLAQALMCRADLLLLDEPTNHLDLETVLWLENHLASLPCTQIIISHDRDFLNATTTQTVELSNQKLTLYGGNYDFYQTERAQRLAQQQSAYQKQQAQIKHLQSFIDRFKAKATKATQAQSRMKALAKLERIAPAHLDSEFSFQFEQPTHLPNPLLKLDAADLGYEGKSIVSGVNLSIESGARYGLLGVNGSGKSTFIKALAGELQPMAGQLLKSDKLNIGYFAQHQLDTLRADQSPIWHIQQLSPQVREQEIRNFLGGFNFIGDMATQKIEPFSGGEKARLALALMVWQKPNLLLLDEPTNHLDLDMRHALTVALQSFQGALIVVSHDRSLLEATTDSFLLISEGRLKEFDGDLNDYRQWRLAQENAATAPAASAQSQSRKDIKRLEAQIRQERARRTKPLQQKIEKAEKEMAVLAEVQSTCEAFLAQESAYADENKAELQQMLARLAEVKVKLNGLEENWLGWQEELERVHQAVDAEFADLK; translated from the coding sequence ATGATAGAAATCAGTAATTTGACTCTCCAGCGTGGTTTAAAGGTCTTACTTGATAAGGCTTCGCTTACTATTACCCCAAATCAGCGTGTAGGCTTAATCGGTAAAAACGGTACGGGTAAATCCAGTCTGTTTTCTCTGATTAAAGGTGAAATTACGCAAGATGGCGGAGATATCCAAATTCCCAAGCATTGGAAGTTAGCGGCGGTGGCGCAGGAAACTCCGGCGTTGGATATCACTGCTTTGAATTATGTATTGCAAGGAGATGGCGAATTACAATATTTTCAGGCAGCTTTGATGCAGGCCGAGACCGATAACGATGGCATGAAGCAGGCGGAATACCACGCTAAATTAGAGGAAATCGATGCCTATACTGCTCCTGCGCGTGCGGCGAAATTACTAAACGGTTTGGGTTTTTCGCAACAAGAACACGATATGCCGGTTAAATCGTTTTCCGGCGGATGGAGAATGCGTTTGAATTTGGCGCAGGCGCTTATGTGCCGCGCCGATTTGCTGCTGCTTGATGAGCCGACCAACCACTTGGATTTGGAAACCGTATTATGGTTGGAGAATCACCTTGCTTCCTTACCTTGCACGCAAATCATCATTTCGCATGACCGTGATTTTTTAAATGCCACCACTACGCAAACTGTTGAGTTATCTAATCAGAAGCTTACGCTATACGGCGGGAATTATGATTTTTATCAAACCGAACGTGCTCAGCGTTTGGCTCAGCAACAGTCTGCCTATCAAAAACAACAGGCCCAAATCAAACATTTGCAATCGTTTATTGACCGTTTTAAAGCAAAGGCGACTAAGGCTACGCAAGCGCAAAGCCGTATGAAAGCCTTGGCCAAATTGGAGCGTATCGCGCCCGCTCATTTGGATAGTGAATTTTCTTTCCAATTCGAACAGCCAACCCATCTGCCCAACCCTTTATTGAAATTGGATGCCGCAGATTTGGGATATGAGGGTAAGAGTATTGTTAGCGGTGTCAATCTTTCTATTGAGAGCGGGGCACGTTACGGTTTGCTTGGTGTGAACGGTAGTGGTAAATCTACATTCATTAAAGCATTGGCCGGGGAATTGCAGCCAATGGCAGGGCAGCTGTTGAAATCAGACAAACTCAATATCGGCTATTTTGCCCAGCACCAACTTGACACCTTGCGGGCAGATCAAAGCCCTATTTGGCATATCCAACAGCTTTCACCGCAAGTGCGTGAGCAGGAAATCCGCAATTTTTTGGGTGGCTTCAACTTTATTGGTGATATGGCTACCCAAAAAATCGAACCTTTTTCAGGTGGTGAAAAAGCGCGGTTGGCTTTGGCCTTGATGGTGTGGCAAAAACCTAATTTATTGCTGCTTGACGAACCGACCAACCATTTGGATTTGGATATGCGCCATGCGCTTACCGTAGCGTTGCAAAGTTTTCAGGGGGCTTTGATTGTCGTATCACATGACAGGAGCTTGCTTGAGGCGACTACTGATTCATTTTTGTTGATTAGTGAAGGCCGTCTGAAAGAATTTGATGGTGATTTGAACGATTACAGACAATGGCGCCTAGCACAAGAAAATGCCGCTACGGCACCGGCAGCATCGGCACAGTCTCAAAGTCGAAAAGACATTAAACGTTTGGAAGCTCAAATACGGCAGGAGCGGGCGCGTCGTACAAAACCGCTTCAGCAGAAAATAGAAAAAGCCGAAAAAGAAATGGCCGTTTTGGCCGAAGTACAAAGTACGTGTGAAGCATTTTTGGCACAAGAATCCGCTTATGCGGATGAAAATAAAGCTGAATTACAGCAAATGCTCGCACGATTGGCCGAAGTCAAAGTAAAATTGAACGGTTTGGAAGAAAACTGGCTGGGGTGGCAGGAAGAGTTGGAGCGTGTCCATCAAGCTGTTGATGCGGAATTCGCTGATCTTAAATAA
- the thrS gene encoding threonine--tRNA ligase has translation MLNITLPDGSVRQFEAPVSVYDVAASIGTGLAKAALAGKVNGKLVDTSYVISEDAALSIITGKDADGLDIIRHSTAHLMAYAVKELFPEAQVTIGPTIEDGFYYDFAYKRPFTPEDLAAIESKMNELARKDIPVERYELSRDDAVAYFKSIGEDYKAEIIESIPQGEVLSLYREGEFTDLCRGPHVPSTGKLKVFKLMKVAGAYWRGDSNNEMLQRIYGTAWANKEDLKAYLTRLEEAEKRDHRKLGKQLDLFHLQDEAPGMVFWHPRGWALWQTIEQHMRKELDTAGYQEVKTPQIMDKTFWEKSGHWQNYKDNMFTTQSEKREYAVKPMNCPGHVQIFNHGLRSYRDLPMRLAEFGSCHRNEPSGALHGLMRVRGFVQDDAHIFCTEAQITQEAQAFNRLVMKIYKQFGFEQVDVKLSLRPEQRAGSDEIWDKAEQGLRDALTACGIEWEELPGEGAFYGPKVEYHIKDAIGRSWQCGTIQLDFVLPERLNAEYVTEDNGRARPVMLHRAICGSLERFIGILIENYAGSFPLWLAPVQMVVMNITEKQADYCRSVVEKLRAEGFRVELDLRNEKIGYKIRDNSQYRYPYQIVVGESEKENNQVAVRRKAEDLGAMGVDDFIAHLKQEIALALV, from the coding sequence ATGTTGAACATTACCTTGCCCGACGGGTCGGTCCGTCAGTTCGAAGCACCGGTGTCGGTTTACGATGTGGCTGCTTCTATCGGTACGGGTTTGGCTAAGGCGGCCTTGGCCGGTAAGGTCAATGGTAAGTTGGTAGATACTTCATATGTGATTTCCGAAGACGCGGCTTTGTCGATTATAACCGGTAAAGATGCAGATGGGTTGGATATTATCCGCCACTCTACTGCACATCTGATGGCGTATGCCGTTAAAGAGCTTTTTCCTGAAGCACAGGTTACTATCGGCCCGACCATCGAAGATGGTTTTTACTACGATTTTGCTTACAAACGCCCGTTTACTCCTGAGGATTTGGCGGCAATTGAAAGTAAAATGAACGAGCTGGCAAGAAAAGATATTCCTGTTGAGAGATACGAACTTAGCAGAGATGATGCTGTTGCTTATTTTAAAAGCATTGGTGAAGATTACAAAGCGGAAATCATTGAGAGCATACCGCAAGGCGAAGTATTGTCCTTGTACCGAGAGGGTGAATTTACAGATCTCTGCCGTGGTCCTCATGTTCCCTCTACCGGTAAGTTGAAAGTATTTAAGTTGATGAAGGTTGCCGGCGCTTATTGGCGCGGCGATAGCAATAATGAAATGCTCCAGCGTATTTATGGTACTGCTTGGGCAAATAAAGAAGATCTCAAAGCTTATCTTACCCGCTTGGAAGAAGCTGAAAAACGAGATCACCGTAAACTTGGTAAGCAGCTTGATTTATTTCATTTGCAAGACGAAGCCCCGGGTATGGTATTTTGGCATCCCCGTGGTTGGGCATTATGGCAAACTATCGAACAGCATATGCGCAAAGAGCTGGATACAGCCGGTTACCAGGAAGTGAAAACTCCCCAGATTATGGATAAAACCTTTTGGGAAAAATCTGGCCACTGGCAAAACTATAAAGACAATATGTTTACAACCCAATCGGAAAAGCGCGAATATGCGGTTAAGCCGATGAACTGTCCCGGTCATGTGCAGATTTTCAACCACGGTTTGCGTTCATATCGTGACCTGCCTATGCGTTTGGCAGAGTTTGGTTCTTGCCATCGAAACGAGCCTTCGGGTGCCTTGCACGGCTTGATGCGTGTGCGTGGCTTTGTGCAGGATGATGCGCATATTTTTTGTACTGAGGCGCAGATTACTCAGGAAGCACAGGCATTTAACCGTTTGGTAATGAAAATTTACAAGCAATTTGGCTTTGAACAGGTTGATGTCAAGTTGTCTTTGCGACCTGAGCAGCGTGCTGGTTCCGATGAGATTTGGGATAAAGCGGAGCAAGGTTTGCGTGATGCGCTGACTGCCTGCGGTATCGAGTGGGAAGAGTTGCCCGGGGAGGGAGCTTTCTATGGACCTAAAGTAGAATATCATATTAAAGATGCAATCGGCCGCTCATGGCAATGCGGCACGATTCAGCTTGATTTTGTGTTGCCGGAGCGTTTGAATGCCGAATACGTGACCGAAGATAATGGTCGTGCACGCCCGGTGATGCTGCATCGTGCCATTTGTGGTTCACTCGAGCGTTTTATCGGTATTTTGATTGAGAACTATGCAGGCTCTTTCCCGCTGTGGCTGGCGCCGGTGCAGATGGTGGTAATGAATATTACCGAGAAGCAGGCCGATTATTGCCGTAGTGTGGTAGAAAAGCTGCGCGCAGAAGGTTTTCGTGTTGAATTAGACTTGCGTAACGAAAAGATCGGTTACAAAATCCGAGATAATAGCCAATACCGTTACCCCTATCAAATTGTGGTGGGGGAGAGTGAAAAAGAAAACAACCAAGTTGCCGTGCGCCGTAAAGCGGAAGATTTAGGCGCAATGGGTGTGGATGATTTTATTGCCCACCTTAAGCAGGAAATTGCTTTGGCATTGGTTTAA
- the tgt gene encoding tRNA guanosine(34) transglycosylase Tgt produces MLKFTLHKTDGYARRGTLELNHGKIETPVFMPVGTYGSVKAMTPQHLHDIKAQIILGNTYHLWLRPGLEVIEQFGGLHDFIGWNKPILTDSGGFQVFSLSDMRKLTEEGCTFKSPINGDKLFLSPEISMKIQTVLNSDIVMQLDECTPGEASHSQAQKSLQMSLRWAERSKKAFEDLNNPNALFGIVQGAMYEDLREESLRGLEEFDFPGLAIGGLSVGEPKPEMYRMLRAVGPILPAHKPHYLMGVGTPEDLVYGVAHGVDMFDCVMPTRNARNGWLFTRFGDLKIKNAKHKHDPRPIDESCTCYACQNFSRAYLHHLHRAGEILGAQLNTIHNLHYYQVLMTEMREAIEQGKFAEFQAQFHKNRARGS; encoded by the coding sequence ATGTTGAAATTTACCCTTCACAAAACCGATGGCTATGCGCGCCGCGGCACACTCGAACTCAATCACGGCAAAATTGAAACTCCCGTTTTTATGCCCGTAGGTACTTATGGCTCGGTAAAAGCCATGACACCCCAACATCTGCACGATATAAAAGCACAAATCATTCTAGGTAATACCTACCATCTTTGGCTGCGGCCGGGCTTGGAAGTTATTGAGCAATTCGGCGGTTTGCACGACTTTATCGGCTGGAACAAACCCATCCTTACGGATTCCGGCGGATTTCAGGTTTTCTCGCTTTCGGATATGCGTAAGCTGACCGAAGAAGGCTGCACCTTCAAAAGCCCGATTAACGGCGATAAATTGTTCCTATCGCCCGAGATTTCAATGAAAATCCAAACCGTATTAAATTCCGATATCGTCATGCAGCTAGACGAATGCACTCCGGGAGAAGCTTCTCATTCGCAAGCACAAAAATCGCTGCAAATGAGTCTGCGTTGGGCAGAACGATCCAAAAAGGCTTTTGAAGATTTGAACAATCCCAACGCTCTTTTTGGCATCGTACAAGGGGCAATGTATGAAGACTTGCGCGAAGAGTCGCTGCGCGGCCTAGAAGAATTCGACTTCCCCGGCTTAGCTATCGGTGGTCTTTCCGTGGGCGAACCCAAACCGGAAATGTACCGTATGCTGCGAGCGGTAGGACCGATACTCCCTGCACACAAACCGCATTATCTGATGGGTGTAGGTACACCCGAAGATTTGGTTTACGGCGTAGCTCACGGCGTTGATATGTTTGACTGCGTGATGCCGACACGCAATGCCCGCAACGGTTGGTTGTTTACCCGCTTTGGCGATTTAAAAATCAAAAATGCCAAACATAAACATGATCCCCGGCCTATTGATGAAAGCTGTACCTGCTATGCCTGCCAAAACTTCAGCCGCGCTTATCTGCACCACCTGCACCGTGCGGGAGAGATCTTGGGCGCACAGCTCAATACCATCCACAATCTGCATTATTACCAAGTATTGATGACTGAAATGCGTGAAGCCATCGAACAAGGTAAGTTTGCCGAATTCCAAGCACAATTCCATAAAAATCGGGCACGCGGCAGCTAA
- a CDS encoding ferredoxin--NADP reductase, producing the protein MAAFNTQTVLSVHHWTDAYFTFTCTRDESLRFENGQFVMVGLMVDGKPLMRAYSVASANWEEHLEFFSIKVQDGPLTSRLQHLKPGDEVLISKKPTGTLICGDLNPGRNLYLLSTGTGLAPFLSITKDPEVYEQFEKIIMVHGVRYKKDLAYYDRFTKELPEHEYLGDLVKEKLIYYPVVSREEYPHRGHITDLMMSGKMFEDIGLPTLDPEHDRAMLCGSPEMLKDTSGVLNHFGLKVSPKMGQRGDYVIERAFVEQ; encoded by the coding sequence ATGGCAGCATTTAATACTCAGACGGTTTTGTCGGTTCATCATTGGACAGACGCTTACTTTACCTTCACTTGCACGCGCGACGAGTCATTACGTTTTGAAAACGGCCAGTTTGTGATGGTGGGCCTGATGGTGGATGGCAAGCCTCTGATGCGCGCATACAGCGTTGCCAGTGCTAACTGGGAAGAGCATCTCGAGTTTTTCAGTATTAAAGTTCAGGATGGTCCTTTGACCAGCCGTTTACAACATCTCAAACCTGGTGATGAGGTGTTGATCAGCAAAAAACCGACCGGTACATTGATTTGCGGCGATTTGAATCCCGGCCGAAACCTTTATCTTTTGAGTACCGGTACCGGTTTGGCACCGTTCTTGAGTATTACCAAAGATCCGGAAGTATATGAGCAATTCGAAAAAATCATTATGGTTCACGGTGTTCGTTATAAAAAAGACTTGGCGTATTATGACCGTTTTACCAAAGAATTACCCGAACATGAATATTTGGGTGACTTGGTAAAGGAAAAGCTGATTTACTATCCGGTGGTATCTCGCGAAGAATACCCGCATCGCGGTCATATCACTGATTTGATGATGAGCGGTAAAATGTTTGAGGATATCGGCTTGCCGACTCTAGATCCCGAGCATGACCGTGCCATGTTGTGCGGCAGCCCTGAGATGTTAAAAGATACCAGTGGGGTGCTAAACCATTTTGGCTTGAAAGTTTCTCCGAAAATGGGCCAGCGTGGGGATTATGTAATTGAGCGCGCGTTTGTCGAGCAATAA
- the rpmI gene encoding 50S ribosomal protein L35, whose amino-acid sequence MPKMKTKSSAKKRFKVLGNGGVKRAHAFKRHILTKKTTKNKRQLRGTSMVNERDMASVSKMLPYA is encoded by the coding sequence ATGCCAAAAATGAAAACCAAGTCGAGCGCGAAAAAACGCTTTAAAGTACTGGGTAACGGTGGTGTGAAACGCGCTCATGCGTTCAAGCGTCATATTTTGACCAAAAAAACCACTAAAAATAAACGCCAATTACGCGGCACCTCTATGGTGAACGAGCGTGATATGGCTTCAGTTTCTAAAATGTTACCCTACGCTTAA
- the msbA gene encoding lipid A export permease/ATP-binding protein MsbA, translating to MHQSTDQSAWQLYKRLAVYLKGYWKVFTVAVFAMLIVAATMPLFGYLLKPLINEGFVDKNMQKMSWLPLAIVALFIVRGIFNFINEYCTSYLSSHLVQQMREQMFGKMMRLPSSYFSNHASGRVMSRVLNDANQIADAGFNVITVLAKDGVSVIGLLGLLMYLNWRLTLITFAVLPIVAVCVRMVSKRLRSLSHSNQQQLGQMTQVLNESIDGARVIKVYGGQKRETGRFENAAGGVRSNNVKQAAASSIGTSVTQIMASVALAAIMYMAAREAHSDGFSAGDFMSFLSSMIMMFDPIKRMTSVMQSLQRGLAAAESVFGFLDEPEETDGGTQQLVNPGTIEFIDIVHRYLEAEKNSLNGINLTVPQGKVVALVGASGCGKTTLANLIPRFFNPSGGEVRIGGTDIREYTLESLRSQMALVSQDVVLFNDTVAGNIAYGQLGKATEAEIIQAAKAANAWSFIQAMPQGLNTEVGENGLKLSGGQRQRIAIARALLKNAPILILDEATSALDNESERLVQAALEKLMQNRTTIVIAHRLSTIEKADTIVVMHEGRIVEQGTHQELIARGGRYADLHNLQFDEKPSETVRTAS from the coding sequence ATGCATCAAAGCACCGACCAGTCGGCTTGGCAGCTTTATAAGCGGCTGGCAGTTTACCTGAAAGGGTATTGGAAAGTTTTCACCGTTGCCGTTTTCGCCATGTTAATAGTGGCGGCAACCATGCCTTTGTTTGGGTATCTTCTCAAGCCTTTGATTAATGAAGGCTTTGTCGATAAAAATATGCAGAAGATGAGTTGGCTGCCCTTGGCCATCGTAGCACTTTTTATCGTGCGCGGCATCTTCAATTTTATCAACGAATACTGCACCAGTTATCTTTCCAGTCATTTGGTTCAGCAAATGCGGGAGCAGATGTTCGGCAAGATGATGCGCTTGCCCTCTTCGTATTTCAGTAATCATGCCAGCGGGCGGGTGATGTCGCGCGTGTTGAATGATGCAAACCAAATTGCAGACGCCGGCTTCAACGTGATTACCGTGTTAGCGAAAGACGGTGTCAGCGTTATCGGTTTGCTTGGCCTGCTGATGTATCTCAACTGGCGGTTGACGCTGATTACTTTTGCAGTGTTGCCGATTGTGGCTGTATGTGTGCGTATGGTCAGCAAGCGTCTGCGCAGCCTTTCGCACAGCAACCAACAGCAGTTAGGCCAGATGACGCAGGTTTTGAACGAGAGTATAGACGGGGCCCGTGTTATCAAGGTTTATGGCGGCCAAAAGCGGGAGACAGGCCGCTTTGAAAATGCCGCGGGCGGGGTTCGCAGTAATAATGTCAAGCAGGCAGCTGCCAGTTCTATCGGTACAAGTGTTACCCAAATTATGGCTTCCGTCGCTTTGGCGGCGATTATGTATATGGCGGCCCGGGAAGCACATAGTGACGGCTTTAGCGCGGGCGACTTTATGTCGTTTTTGTCGAGCATGATTATGATGTTTGACCCCATCAAGCGTATGACCAGTGTGATGCAGTCGCTCCAACGCGGCTTGGCAGCGGCGGAAAGTGTATTCGGCTTTTTGGATGAGCCTGAAGAAACGGACGGCGGTACCCAGCAGCTGGTTAATCCGGGTACGATCGAATTTATCGATATCGTACACCGCTATCTGGAGGCAGAGAAAAACAGCTTAAACGGTATCAATTTGACTGTACCGCAGGGTAAAGTGGTGGCATTGGTTGGCGCTTCGGGATGTGGCAAAACGACTTTGGCAAATCTGATACCTCGCTTTTTCAACCCTAGTGGCGGCGAAGTACGTATCGGCGGAACGGATATCCGTGAATACACACTGGAAAGTTTGCGTAGTCAAATGGCATTAGTGAGTCAGGATGTGGTGTTATTTAATGATACCGTAGCCGGTAACATTGCTTACGGCCAGTTGGGAAAGGCTACCGAAGCAGAAATCATCCAAGCAGCAAAGGCTGCTAACGCATGGTCGTTTATTCAGGCAATGCCCCAAGGATTAAATACCGAGGTGGGTGAAAACGGCTTGAAGCTTTCCGGCGGCCAACGTCAGCGTATTGCGATTGCCAGAGCGTTGTTGAAAAATGCTCCGATTTTGATTTTGGATGAAGCCACCAGCGCATTGGATAACGAATCCGAACGTTTGGTTCAGGCGGCATTGGAAAAATTAATGCAAAACCGCACAACCATCGTGATCGCCCACCGCTTGTCGACTATTGAGAAAGCGGACACTATCGTAGTTATGCATGAGGGCCGTATCGTAGAGCAGGGCACGCATCAAGAATTGATAGCCCGTGGCGGCCGTTATGCCGACTTGCATAATCTGCAATTTGATGAAAAGCCGTCTGAAACGGTTCGGACGGCCTCTTAA
- the pheS gene encoding phenylalanine--tRNA ligase subunit alpha produces MENVNRIVAEGIAAIDAASDFSALEQVKARYLGKTGELTGLLKTLGQMSPEERKTVGAHINECKNRFQEAFNAKRDALNEAKLQAQLAAEALDVTLPGRGQPSGGMHPVTLTLQRVVTLFHGMGFDVADGPEIEDDFHNFQALNIPENHPARAMQDTFYVENGDVLRTHTSPIQIRYMLDKKNPPIRIIAPGRVYRVDSDATHSPMFHQAEGLWVEEGVTMADLKAVFTDFIRRFFERDDLQVRFRPSFFPFTEPSAEIDIMGDNGKWLEVGGCGMVHPNVLKNVNIDPEKYTGFAFGIGLDRFAMLRYGVNDLRLFFDNDLNFLRQFI; encoded by the coding sequence ATGGAAAATGTAAACCGTATTGTTGCAGAGGGTATTGCCGCTATAGATGCTGCAAGTGATTTCAGTGCTTTGGAGCAGGTTAAAGCCCGTTATTTGGGTAAAACCGGTGAGCTAACCGGTTTGCTGAAAACTTTGGGGCAAATGTCTCCGGAGGAACGTAAAACAGTAGGGGCTCATATCAATGAATGTAAAAACCGTTTTCAGGAAGCATTTAATGCAAAGCGCGATGCCCTGAATGAGGCCAAATTACAAGCCCAATTGGCTGCGGAAGCTTTAGATGTAACTTTACCTGGCCGCGGTCAGCCTTCAGGGGGAATGCATCCTGTAACGCTAACTTTGCAGAGGGTGGTGACACTTTTTCATGGCATGGGTTTTGATGTGGCGGACGGCCCTGAAATTGAAGATGATTTCCATAATTTCCAAGCTTTGAATATTCCTGAAAATCATCCCGCACGTGCTATGCAAGATACTTTTTATGTGGAAAACGGCGATGTATTGCGTACGCACACATCACCTATCCAAATCCGCTATATGCTGGATAAGAAAAATCCGCCTATTCGAATTATCGCTCCCGGTCGCGTGTATCGTGTAGATTCCGATGCTACCCATTCGCCGATGTTTCATCAGGCTGAAGGGTTATGGGTGGAAGAGGGTGTAACCATGGCTGATTTGAAAGCGGTATTTACCGACTTTATCCGTCGTTTTTTCGAACGTGATGATTTACAAGTGCGTTTCCGCCCATCGTTTTTCCCATTTACCGAACCTTCTGCTGAAATTGATATTATGGGTGACAACGGCAAATGGCTGGAAGTTGGGGGGTGCGGTATGGTACATCCGAATGTGTTGAAAAACGTTAACATTGATCCGGAAAAATATACAGGCTTTGCCTTCGGTATCGGTCTTGACCGCTTTGCTATGCTGCGCTACGGAGTGAATGATTTGCGGTTATTCTTTGATAATGATTTGAATTTCTTAAGGCAGTTTATTTAA
- the rplT gene encoding 50S ribosomal protein L20: MPRVKRGVTARARHKKVLALAKGYRGRRKNVYRVAKQAVMKAGQYAYRDRRQRKRQFRQLWIVRINAGARENGLSYSKFMNGLKKAAIEIDRKVLADLAVFDKAAFAQLVEKAKAALA; the protein is encoded by the coding sequence ATGCCACGCGTAAAACGCGGTGTAACCGCTCGTGCCCGTCATAAAAAAGTATTAGCGTTAGCCAAAGGCTATCGTGGTCGTCGTAAAAACGTCTACCGTGTAGCCAAACAGGCGGTGATGAAAGCAGGACAATATGCTTACCGTGACCGTCGCCAACGTAAACGCCAATTCCGTCAATTGTGGATCGTGCGTATCAATGCAGGTGCTCGTGAAAATGGTCTGTCTTACAGCAAATTCATGAACGGCCTGAAAAAAGCTGCAATTGAAATTGACCGTAAAGTGTTGGCAGATTTGGCAGTATTTGATAAAGCTGCTTTTGCACAGCTGGTTGAAAAAGCAAAAGCTGCTTTGGCTTAA
- the infC gene encoding translation initiation factor IF-3, which yields MIAQEREARINGEITAKEVRLISGSGEQLGVVSVKEALVMAEEQDVDLVEISPTAKPPVCKLMDFGKYKYEQAKKRDEAKKKQKLVQVKEIKFRPGTDEGDYQIKMRNIVRFLNDGDKVKVTLRFRGREMAHQQLGAQLLERIKEELAEIGTVEQFPKMEGRQMVMMIAPKKK from the coding sequence ATCATCGCACAAGAACGCGAAGCACGTATTAACGGCGAAATTACTGCCAAAGAAGTGCGTTTAATCAGTGGCTCAGGCGAACAGCTTGGTGTTGTAAGTGTCAAAGAAGCTTTAGTTATGGCTGAAGAACAGGATGTGGATTTGGTGGAAATTTCCCCTACCGCCAAACCTCCTGTTTGCAAGCTGATGGATTTTGGTAAATATAAGTACGAACAAGCCAAGAAGCGTGATGAGGCCAAGAAAAAGCAAAAGTTGGTACAAGTGAAGGAAATTAAATTCCGTCCTGGTACTGATGAAGGTGATTATCAAATCAAGATGCGTAATATTGTCCGTTTCTTAAACGACGGTGATAAGGTAAAAGTTACTTTGCGTTTCCGTGGTAGAGAAATGGCGCACCAGCAGTTGGGCGCTCAGCTTTTGGAGCGTATAAAAGAAGAATTGGCTGAAATTGGCACGGTCGAGCAATTTCCTAAGATGGAAGGTCGCCAAATGGTTATGATGATTGCGCCAAAGAAAAAATAA